The nucleotide sequence TTGCCAGTGGCAGCGTCTAGCATGGGCTGCTTACGAGCAATGCTAACCTTGAGCTGCACAGATTCTACCTTGGTCCCGTTGAGCTGTGAGGGGAGAGACCAGTGGTGGTAGGAAGagttaaaaacaaattagagaagacCCACTTGCATCAGATACATCCCATGGACAAAATGAGTAGGGAAATAAGAACATCCTATAGAGATCCTATAGATTGAGAATGAGGAGACTATGATGTTGGGAAGGCACTCACAACTTACACTCCCCCACTCCCAATATCTTATGGAGGAAATAAAGGGATCAGAAGGGACAAGGGGAatagatttaagaactctgacctCGGCTATCGCCTGATCTGCTGATTCCATCTTCTCATAGGTGACAAAGGCACAGCTGGGTGAGGATGGAAAATAGCATCATCCCGGGGCCCATATCTCTTTTGACCATCCTCTCCCCCAATTTCTTCTACCAGGCCCAATATAAGACTTCCCTTGCCCACTCCTTCCCaaccttctgtctctttctttctggacCATAAGaactttctttctcattcttttgtcttttttcctatgACCCCAAAGTTCTTACTGTACATCCCCCTTCTCACTTCCTATTCCAAACCCTCCTTACTTTCGGGGTGGGTCCATGGAAAGGTCAATGATGTTCCCAAAGGGTGAGAAGGCTCCACGAAGGAGGGTGGGTGTCATATCTGTTCCAGATACATACAGTGTGTTCCCCTTACGTGGACCTCGGTACTCAGGGAATGAATCAGATCCTGTGAGGCCAGACATCATGCTTAGGATCAGGAATAAGGGATCATAATCCAATCAGTCTCTTACTGGAAAGGTCATTGCGGACTCCAGTTAAACATTTTCTGAAACTTCCCATCCCCTAAGCTCATGTCACTTACTTCGGAAAGGACCCTCTCGATCCCGCTCTCGGTCCCTGTCCCGATCCCTGTCCCGATCTCGGTCCCTGTCACGATCCCGGTCTCGGTCCCTGTCCCTGTCTCGATCCCTGTCCCGGTCTCGATCACGTTCTCTGTCCCGGTCTCGGTCCTTGTCCCGATCCCGGTCTCGATCCCGGTCCCTATCCCGATCCCGGTTTCTATCATGGCTGCGATCTCGACTTCGGCTTCGGGGTGGGGAGGCTGAAGAAGGGGGACCACTTCGTTCCTCATAGCCCCAGTCAAAGCTTCGGGGAGGGCCATCACCACTCCCTGGACCTTCTGATTCCTCCCCATCTGGTCCTAGTTCCCGAAGCCGATCACTGGATGAAACAAAGCTGTAGAGGCATACAGTAAGGATGTGAGGTCCCTATCCCATCCCCTCCTCAGGGATATATGCATCCTTCCCTTTCAGACCCTGGTTCCTTCCAGCCCAAGTCCCATGGTTCCAGGAACCCTGTCCCATCTCTAACCTCTCATACAGAGATTTCCTCTGGGGACGTCTGGATGACTagatggaagaaaacaaagaatgacATAAAGAATAGCTAAGTTAATACCCAGAATAAGGTACCCAGTTGCCTAactcatttctctcccctctctaactTCACCCAGGCTATTCCTATCCCAACCCTCCCCTTCTGTTTCTACCCAATGCTTTTCAAGCATTGGAAATCTGGTAATTCCCCATTACCTCCTGCAAGTCATCATCAGCTGAGATGCTTCGCTGAAATGGTTGAAAAGTAGGGGCTGGGCCCTTCTCTGGGTCCTAAGGGTAACAGAGTGGAGTTAGGACACTCTAGCCAACTGGCCAaagcctcccttcttcctctttcatttcttctccctttttaaaattctgatgaTCCCCCTTTCTTTTAACTCCTCCCCAAAAATGGCATGTACTCAACAGAAATGCTCAAATACATTTCTAACTTCCTCAGATAACCTATGGTTAACTAATCATTCAGTAATATGCTCTGGGTTTTTGTAACAATATTCTGCTGGTTTACTCCTACCAGTCTCACCACTACTATCAGTCTCCTCTGCTAATTCATTATCTATATCGTGTCCCCTAACTGTGGGTGTACTCCAAGGTAAATatcctgggttctcttctcttaCCCTTCTATACTCTTTCATTTGGTGAGCTTTTTTCACCTCTCATGGTGAGTAATTGGCTTAACTATCActtctatgcagataattccaaGAGCTACATTGTTCCTCCCTATTGTCCAGTCTTAAATCAATCGCTTATTAGAaattttgaactagatgtcctttaGGTATATAAAATGCAACATGTcctaaacagaactcattttcttttctaaactttCCCATCTCTGCTGAAGGCACCAATATTttgtcacccaggttcacaaccatGGCATTATCTTTGCCTCTCCAACTTTGATATCTATCAGATACTAAATCTTGtctctatctccacaacatctcctGGATATGCTTCTTTTTACTCACATGACTATAGCCCTAGCTTTTTAAACCCTCATCACCTATTGCCTGGGTTACTGCGATCACCTCTTAGTCTCACTATCTCAAGTTTTAcccttctccaatctatccttacTAGAGTGATTTCCTAAAATGGAGGTATGACCATGCCATTTTCTGTTTTAATAAATTAGCCATTGActaatggttccctattgcctttaggcctaagtataaaatcttttgtttggcatttcaaACCCTTTACAACCAGGCCCCAACATAACTTTCCAGCATCATTATATATCATTCCTATTCCTGCACTAGGAGGTCCATCCAGACtagcctccttgcttttccttataCATGACACTCTATCGCCCATGTTGGTGCTTTTTGCGCTAGCTGTCTCCTATGTACTGGCATCATTCCCCAGCTTCCTCCTTACCTTCTCTAAGAATCCCTTGCTTGCTTCACAGCTTAGTTCAAGGACTACCTTCTTACATGAAACCTCCCTTGATCTACTCAAGCTGTTAGTCTCCCTTTACtccaaactaccttgtacttattttgtatatatttatgaacATGCTATCTCCCCCAACGATGTAAGGgcatttcttctttgtattcttaatgCCTAGCAGAgactagcacacagtaagtatttgataaatgctttctgattgactGATGAGATTACCTAAACCTTTCTTGAGTTTATTTTGTCTTCCGCTTGTATGACCTTCCCAGGTGTATTCTATGAATATAATACCTTtgatacaaaataatttaaagtcaGAAAAGCCCTTTAAAAAGTCATCTGGTCTGACTCCcttatgaagaaactgatgcccataGGAAGTGACTATTCAAGGTTAAACTGCTACCACTTCTTTCTGTCCTAAAATTGCTTTCTTCCATCCTCAAGAAAGCCCTCCTTTTCCCACTTCAACTCAAATGCTTATCGGGTATGTACTAGGTAGGCAGAACTGTGCTAGTCCTTCAAGGAGACATAAAAACGAATGAGACATCATCTACATTCCATTGTCCCTCAGTGTGGTCAATTAAGACTGGACTCACCTGCCCTTTCCTTGATTCCCACTTACCTTCAATTTCCCCTCTAGAGTCCGTGACCGCTTGAAGCCTGAATTCTTGGTCTCAGCTTTAATGGCACTGATGGCTCCTGACTTTACCAGCTGTTTAGCCTGCTCTGTTGCTGTGGCTGTGTCTACCACGGGTTGCTCTGATAGAGCTAAGcaaggaagaacagagaaaacATAAAGTGGAGGTGTTAATCTCGCCTGACCTGAGGGAGGAGCCCTTTTAGGTTCTAATTCCTTTTTCCAGTCCATTGTTGGAATCTCTACCAAAATTCATCCCTCTTCCCTCAACCCCCGTAATAACAGCGTTTAACCCATTACTCACAGCGTTTGACGCCCCCCTGGCTGGCTGTGCTACTATTACTCTGCTTCTTAAGAGCCAATAATGCTTTTTtctagagaagagaggaaagtaaaaagaaaaggaaaaaagagttaATGAGGTCCTTTCCCCACGCTAATTAGGATCCTATGGCTTCGATGTTTGGAGAACTTCCCATAAATTTCACTTATGATAATTACTGGTAAGAACTATTAAAACAATGATGTCCTGTGGCTCTGAAGGGTGTGCATTTAGGGTTAGTGACACTGGGTTCATAAATTATATACCTAGGGTGTTGGTATCAAGAGCCCCTTTATACCAAACTTATTGGCAGTGCTAAGTAGAGGGAAGGTGGCTATTCTTACAGTAAAGGGTTTGGAATAAGGGCCTATCCTTCCATCCTGCTCACTCTGCTGTTCACTCACCTTTTTCTTGAGTTTGCTGAATTTCTTCTGCAATGCCTCTTCTTCCTCActcagccctgggggcagcaccAACAtgtcagctcccagctctgagccaGGTCTGGCTCTCCGGAGATGCCACTGTACAGCGAAACAATCTGTCCAAGGGGGGAACCTTTTGCCCATCCATCCCACAGCCTAGATGCCCAGAATATCTGAGATGTCTCCATTCACCACGGCCTGCTCCAGGCCCTGCCTTGTCCTCCCGATGGACTCCAAAGGAGAGAACACTGGGAGATCTAGGACCCGGGGCTGCCAGGTCACACACTTCCAGAATAAAGAATATCGGGGCTACGAACACGGGGGAGGAAACGGGTTCTCTGAAGGGAAGCGGCCGGGACCAGGACACAAGTTCTGTCGAAATCGCAGCACAAAATCATTTCGGAGGAGGATGCTTTCCAGCCACGTGTAAGAGGTATGGTGTTCCCTGAGAGGTCCCtttcttctccaccccctcccccctttcctagTTGGCAAGGCACTCTCgaatcaagtcaataagcacttattaggcgcttactacgtgccaggaactgtgctaagcgccgggaatacaaagaatgaccaaaactgtccctgccctagAGGCGCTCACGGTTTAATAGGTGAAACAACATGCAAACGCTCTCCTGGAATATCCCCAACCCTCACGTACATCGTTACTATGGCAACAGTGGTCGAACTGCGGCCGCCCGAAGGAGATGAAGATAGCAACTACAGGGGTTCCCGAACGCCTGGGGTTCGCGCCGGAACTCCCGCCATGTCACCATAGCAACGGGGCAAGAAGACATAAAGATCCGCAGGCCgcggaaaaggagggagggagggtcctCACCTGAAAAGGGAGATAGTATCTCTTTCACAGAGTCCACAGCGGCAGCTTCCTCCGCCCTCCCGGGAGGACCAGACGGACGCAGGGTGATGACGTCTACGGGGAGGGACCTGGAAAAAAATAGACTTTATAACCAAGGCGGCACTTCCTCTTAGGCCTTTACGCCATTTCCGGCGCTGTGCCTTTTCTACTCTCCCCGCGCACCACCCGCCTTGTTCCCCGGCCTGAGGCCACTTCCGCCCTTCTCTCTTGTGACGTCACTTCTCCCTGTAGCCACCCACACGCCGAACGGTGGCAACTTCCGCCATGCTGGGGGCGGGACTTCCAGAGCTTCGGTTCTCCAGGCACTTCCGGCTTCGCGGAGATTCTGGGAGGCAACGGTATGCTGGAGACAGAGCGACTGGGTAAGGGCAGGGTCAGGATGGGTGCCGGGGGCGAGTGTAACCTTTGACCTTTGCCCTGACCAGCCTTCTTGTTTCTCAGTGCTGCCCCCTCGGGGGCCCTTGGACCTGCCCCTCTGTGCCTTGGAGCTCGGATGCACTGGTCGCTGGGAGCTTCTGAGCCCGCCCCAGGTCTCGGACCCGCCGGCCGGCACCGTGAGTGAGCCCTGAACCCCCGAGGGCTTCCATTCACCCCTGACCCGGAATGAACCAAATTTTCCTCGTCTTCTTCCCCGCAATAACGGTGATTCAGTGTCGGGGAGAGCGCCTCGGGCGCGCAGTCAGCAGCCGCGGGGGCATCCTGCTGTGTGTGCTGCCACCCGCTCCGTGGGGGACCCTGGATCGGGCTCGGGCTCTTTGGGAGGGGGCGTTGAGGTGCGAAGAGAGCCTCGCCCGGGCGcttcttgggcctcagtctcctcctctgtaaagtgagcttAATCGTCCTGCTCTCCGGACTTCGTGGGGGAGGGACGGAGGGATGTAGTAAGGTCGAGGTGAGAAAGCGAATACGAAAACGTGCCTCTGTcgttattaataatatattaacaaCGACAGTAATCCTCTCCGACAGTTATTCTGTGAGATGCCAGTTGTTGTGCCCGGCCCTGTGCTCGGCtcggaggagggaggggaatgatGGAAGGAGAGCGAGCTCCGAGCCCAGGGGAAGTCCCGTTCTGGTTGGGCGCCCTTTGCTGGGAGGATCCAGGGAGAACTCCGGGACCTCGGAGGGCTGGGGGCTCGTGAGGTCTGGAAAAGTTTGACCCGGTTCAGTGCGCTATTGGGTGCcgttggaggtgggatttgagggtCCCGTCCTAGTGGAGGTAGAGCGAGGGCTCTTATCTGTTTGGTCTTTCGGCTTCCTCCAGCACGTGAGTGTGTGGATGATACACCCTTGAGATTTCTGACTCCATCGTCTGAGGTCCAGGAGTGACCCCAACTTCCTGCTCTCCTTGTCCGGGTCCTTTTCTTTCCCTAGAGTTTCCACCGTCGCTCTTAATCTGCTCCCTCGTCTCTGATGATGTCTTTCCATTTACAACGGTCCTTGCCACCCATTGCCTGAAGGGAAGAAggctggggaaggaaagggaataagccgTTATATAACAccagctgtgtgccaggcactgtgctaagtgcttcacagataCATTTTTGATGTAGTCTGAAGGCAGCCTGTGTCTTTTACTTCTCTGCATTCCCTAGATGTAGTGTGTGCCCAAGAAGTACTTATGGACGTATGcctttcctttgaccctgttaTTCTTAACACTGTCCTTCTCCTTGACCTACCTTCATTTAACAAGGAACCTTAATCTCTCTTTTGCTCTCCACCTGCCACTCCTGTGTTTCCCATCCTGTGTttgtcttcctttcatttttttcagctctCCCATGGGCTACCACCATGTGCCCCAGAGCTTCAGGGAGAGACTGAGCAACTGTTTCTGTCATCTCCTGAATGGCTGCCCCTGCACGGCGTGGAACGTGTGGCCGGGTGAGAACGGTTCTAGTCACTTGAGATGAGAGCGAGGAATGATGGTAGGAGGGAGACTGATTTGTTTGTTCTGGTCTCCTCAGGAAATGGCAGAGGAAGACGGACCCGTGGTCTCTCCTGGGGCTCCCAGGAGCTCCTGTCCCATCGGATCTACAGGCTCAGAGACACCCAACCACTGGCAGAGTCCTGGGCtacagagaggtgaagaagggCTTCTCCGGGCATGTAAGACGGACGGGAAAAGAATAGGAGATGGAGTTAGCTTCATTGTGTTGCTACGTTCTCTCTCCCAGGTCTTGTTGGAGGACACAAACCTCTCGGCCACAACTTCCCTGTCTCTACGCCGGCCCCCGGGACCCTCATCCCAGGCCTTATGGGGCAACCCAACACACTACCCATTTTGGCCAGGTGATATTTGAGGAGGGAGTGTGGAGAGCAGAGTGAGGAAAAGGCTGCTGTGTGCTAAGGAAGCAGGGAGTGAACTATTCTGCCCTCTATACTAACTCATTTCTTCttgctctctttcccttcctctcaggAGGGATGGATGAACCTACCATAGCAGATCTGAGCACGTGTGGGGACTCCGAGGAAGAGATTGACTTTGAGAAAGGTGAAGGGGTAGATTAAGGGGCAGATTGAATTTTGACTGAAGATTGGGGATGGAAGGGGGATGTGGCCTCTCATTACTGCCTCTTTCCACTGTCATTTTCCAGATCTCCTTACTATCCCTCCAGGCTTCAAAAAAGGTGTAGACTTCACCCCAAAGAGTAAGAGTTTTCTCTGGTggggtggaagggggagggaaagatgtCAGAAGAGACAGAAGGGGAAATGGTGACTGTACCTCTCTTTCTCTTGACCTCTGTGTCTTACCAGATCACTCAACCCATGCTTCTGGCCTCCTCAGTCTCAGCCATCTCCTGGAGCCCTTGGAactgggtggaggggaggaggaggaagaagagacttctGGAAGATTGGGGGGTCCTGAAGGGGATAGCGTTACAACCTCCACCTCTGAACCCCCATTGGTCCGTGCTAGTAGCCTGGAGGATTTAGTCC is from Trichosurus vulpecula isolate mTriVul1 chromosome 7, mTriVul1.pri, whole genome shotgun sequence and encodes:
- the NELFE gene encoding negative elongation factor E produces the protein MLVLPPGLSEEEEALQKKFSKLKKKKKALLALKKQSNSSTASQGGVKRSLSEQPVVDTATATEQAKQLVKSGAISAIKAETKNSGFKRSRTLEGKLKDPEKGPAPTFQPFQRSISADDDLQESSRRPQRKSLYESFVSSSDRLRELGPDGEESEGPGSGDGPPRSFDWGYEERSGPPSSASPPRSRSRDRSHDRNRDRDRDRDRDRDRDKDRDRDRERDRDRDRDRDRDRDRDRDRDRDRDRDRDRDRDRERDREGPFRRSDSFPEYRGPRKGNTLYVSGTDMTPTLLRGAFSPFGNIIDLSMDPPRNCAFVTYEKMESADQAIAELNGTKVESVQLKVSIARKQPMLDAATGNSVWGSLAVQSSPKGCHRDKRTQIVYNDDVYKENLVDGF